The Lucilia cuprina isolate Lc7/37 chromosome 5, ASM2204524v1, whole genome shotgun sequence genome includes a window with the following:
- the LOC111685992 gene encoding uncharacterized protein LOC111685992 isoform X1 yields MFSSLASFLFGSNTNCETNSETTAIATATEVIDERNANTVDADNLIEVTSLTPSVTGAGGPGQQLRAIKRGKNKRNNARQQNKRKGLKNSSNSSSSSNKALSPLTSKQTKLLTPSDSCDEEEFDEDEWFIVEKEADEEDDSPSRSDSEGENVPVIEVVKTTKPITANAASSLAQQRRLQHINSHSLYSGPRPQKQRNYLQKTRNNTNNRSGNGLSVSTLSPSRTVNDGRNGSGQEAKADGGITRSLYVVTATTPQSDEKPLAINTANGLEAITKMDESWFVTPPPCFTSIGPINMETSPYENLLIEHPSMSVYHSIKTAQEAATESFIKLDIGVNDMAEEQKANETTPKKNPQAVQSRSSGSAYRLDRQSVAQLKQELMARNVQKIQTKKERKDICRTAIKRANKVRDVQSRNHTQRRADRQHSKIFSNANNNRKSNCC; encoded by the exons ATGTTTAGTAGTCTTGCATCGTTTCTCTTTGGATCGAATACGAATTGTGAAACGAATAGTGAAACGACTGCTATTGCAACTGCAACTGAAGTAATTGACGAACGTAACGCGAACACTGTAGATGCTGATAATCTTATAGAAGTAACATCACTGACACCTTCAGTAACAGGTGCTGGTGGTCCGGGTCAACAGTTGAGAGCCATTAAACGTGGCAAAAATAAACGCAACAACGCTCGACAACAGAATAAACGTAAAGGATTAAAAAATagtagcaacagcagcagcagcagcaataagGCGTTATCGCCACTAACCTCCAAACAAACGAAACTACTAACCCCCAGTGATAGTTGTGACGAAGAAGAATTCGACGAAGACGAATGGTTTATTGTTGAGAAAGAAG CCGATGAGGAAGACGATTCCCCATCTCGTAGTGATTCCGAGGGGGAAAACGTTCCTGTGATCGAGGTCGTTAAGACCACCAAACCAATAACCGCTAATGCAGCCAGTTCATTGGCTCAGCAGAGGCGTTTACAACATATCAATTCGCATTCCCTCTATAGTGGACCACGCCCACAAAAACAAcgtaattatttgcaaaaaacccgcaacaacaccaacaatcGCTCCGGCAACGGTTTAAGTGTCTCAACATTAAGTCCATCGCGCACAGTCAACGATGGCCGCAATGGCAGCGGTCAAGAGGCGAAAGCTGATGGCGGCATCACCCGTTCGTTGTATGTGGTCACCGCTACAACGCCACAAAGTGACGAGAAGCCACTGGCCATCAATACAGCTAACGGTTTAGAAGCGATCACCAAAATGGACGAATCATGGTTCGTAACACCACCACCATGTTTCACCTCCATTGGACCCATCAATATGGAAACTTCACCCTATGAGAACCTATTGATTGAGCATCCAAG catgTCGGTGTATCATAGTATTAAAACGGCTCAAGAGGCCGCCACTGAAAGTTTCATTAAGCTAGACATCGGTGTTAATGATATGGCTGAAGAGCAAAAGGCTAATGAGACCACACCCAAGAAG aATCCTCAAGCGGTTCAGTCACGCTCTTCGGGTTCGGCTTATCGTTTGGATCGTCAAAGTGTGGCCCAATTGAAGCAAGAATTAATGGCTCGTAATGTGCAAAAG ATACAAACTAAAAAGGAACGTAAGGACATTTGTCGCACCGCCATTAAACGTGCCAATAAAGTACGTGACGTCCAGTCCAGAAATCACACCCAGCGTCGTGCTGATCGTCAACACAGCAAGATCTTTAGCAATGCCAACAACAACCGCAAATCCAACTGCTGTTAA
- the LOC111685992 gene encoding putative uncharacterized protein DDB_G0285119 isoform X2: protein MFSSLASFLFGSNTNCETNSETTAIATATEVIDERNANTVDADNLIEVTSLTPSVTGAGGPGQQLRAIKRGKNKRNNARQQNKRKGLKNSSNSSSSSNKALSPLTSKQTKLLTPSDSCDEEEFDEDEWFIVEKEADEEDDSPSRSDSEGENVPVIEVVKTTKPITANAASSLAQQRRLQHINSHSLYSGPRPQKQRNYLQKTRNNTNNRSGNGLSVSTLSPSRTVNDGRNGSGQEAKADGGITRSLYVVTATTPQSDEKPLAINTANGLEAITKMDESCMSVYHSIKTAQEAATESFIKLDIGVNDMAEEQKANETTPKKNPQAVQSRSSGSAYRLDRQSVAQLKQELMARNVQKIQTKKERKDICRTAIKRANKVRDVQSRNHTQRRADRQHSKIFSNANNNRKSNCC from the exons ATGTTTAGTAGTCTTGCATCGTTTCTCTTTGGATCGAATACGAATTGTGAAACGAATAGTGAAACGACTGCTATTGCAACTGCAACTGAAGTAATTGACGAACGTAACGCGAACACTGTAGATGCTGATAATCTTATAGAAGTAACATCACTGACACCTTCAGTAACAGGTGCTGGTGGTCCGGGTCAACAGTTGAGAGCCATTAAACGTGGCAAAAATAAACGCAACAACGCTCGACAACAGAATAAACGTAAAGGATTAAAAAATagtagcaacagcagcagcagcagcaataagGCGTTATCGCCACTAACCTCCAAACAAACGAAACTACTAACCCCCAGTGATAGTTGTGACGAAGAAGAATTCGACGAAGACGAATGGTTTATTGTTGAGAAAGAAG CCGATGAGGAAGACGATTCCCCATCTCGTAGTGATTCCGAGGGGGAAAACGTTCCTGTGATCGAGGTCGTTAAGACCACCAAACCAATAACCGCTAATGCAGCCAGTTCATTGGCTCAGCAGAGGCGTTTACAACATATCAATTCGCATTCCCTCTATAGTGGACCACGCCCACAAAAACAAcgtaattatttgcaaaaaacccgcaacaacaccaacaatcGCTCCGGCAACGGTTTAAGTGTCTCAACATTAAGTCCATCGCGCACAGTCAACGATGGCCGCAATGGCAGCGGTCAAGAGGCGAAAGCTGATGGCGGCATCACCCGTTCGTTGTATGTGGTCACCGCTACAACGCCACAAAGTGACGAGAAGCCACTGGCCATCAATACAGCTAACGGTTTAGAAGCGATCACCAAAATGGACGAATCATG catgTCGGTGTATCATAGTATTAAAACGGCTCAAGAGGCCGCCACTGAAAGTTTCATTAAGCTAGACATCGGTGTTAATGATATGGCTGAAGAGCAAAAGGCTAATGAGACCACACCCAAGAAG aATCCTCAAGCGGTTCAGTCACGCTCTTCGGGTTCGGCTTATCGTTTGGATCGTCAAAGTGTGGCCCAATTGAAGCAAGAATTAATGGCTCGTAATGTGCAAAAG ATACAAACTAAAAAGGAACGTAAGGACATTTGTCGCACCGCCATTAAACGTGCCAATAAAGTACGTGACGTCCAGTCCAGAAATCACACCCAGCGTCGTGCTGATCGTCAACACAGCAAGATCTTTAGCAATGCCAACAACAACCGCAAATCCAACTGCTGTTAA